From the Ruminiclostridium josui JCM 17888 genome, one window contains:
- a CDS encoding SIR2 family NAD-dependent protein deacylase has product MINFPDSLYYKIKDKKCILFLGSGATVQSGGCFGEDLSRYIYGQINTEIKFSKDLAKYTQLLVGSGYREEIEKIIRKRFSKQKPSESFRKISSLPWKAIYTTNYDDLIEKSYEKQDYYQYVNEDIENPGYMYNDNDIPLYKLNGDIRKAFDEKHPLIITMTDLKKSKIANERIVSRLTDDLNDTFVFIGYSFQDKIITDILDCFMATPRWESIKEKYIVSPELSEDDELQLSIYNIKHIKASSDDFFDYLDNRSQSDYQIKLQRIKAMVTKNSPLSGLKPRTINNILECFEYYNPESLYPSDGKYFYRGGNADWGIIIKEYDISRKLKVVDLKTKTCTDYTSYDVHRIFSDIHNTGIKKVLLCGPAVSGKTTTLYRIAYNLIKENILCLVFKQQANYKRGILKDVNQQIHSGFVVFIDNLTINIGEIHKMIEEATENNIPITFCMATRFSEWQNSVNEFNKAKLEPVNYQVEMEDFIEEIECEKLLSKLSEINLVTISNKAEKSAMIKKFSTSKNLIKILLEIIDRSNISKSICSEYEDLSPEAKMAYGLVSQTYQYDLMIKWEVLRRAIEKKFIFEWDDFIKKIFKGDARGNLFEEFLQGNHFIRGRHRYISKFIIDIHYKGSFKNEKEDILSLISAVTENPYEERFIGSVLNAIISDDERNLTNNDCYEILDAAIDKFYNSKNIAFIIHLKGELFLKERLYKDALKCFDTNVQNKENLPHSLHSLGKTYFYLAQDKELNSGEFRNSINTALEKLFEGLELFRYNEFYYSMIISIFKYLKQHDKFSDLDRKREMKFEERAKIGIGIDKYKELLDAK; this is encoded by the coding sequence ATGATAAATTTCCCTGATAGCCTGTATTATAAAATTAAAGATAAAAAGTGTATTTTATTTTTAGGTTCGGGTGCCACAGTACAATCAGGTGGATGCTTTGGAGAAGACCTTTCACGTTATATTTATGGTCAAATAAATACTGAAATAAAATTTTCGAAAGATTTAGCTAAATATACACAACTTTTAGTAGGTAGTGGTTATAGAGAAGAAATTGAGAAAATAATTAGAAAAAGGTTTAGTAAGCAGAAACCAAGTGAAAGTTTTAGAAAAATTTCATCGTTACCATGGAAAGCAATTTACACAACTAATTATGATGATTTAATTGAGAAATCATATGAAAAACAAGATTACTATCAGTATGTTAACGAAGATATAGAAAATCCAGGTTATATGTACAACGATAATGATATACCGTTATATAAGCTTAACGGTGATATTAGAAAAGCATTTGATGAGAAACATCCATTAATTATAACGATGACAGATTTAAAGAAAAGCAAAATTGCCAATGAAAGGATTGTTTCCAGATTAACTGATGACTTAAATGATACTTTTGTTTTCATAGGATACAGTTTTCAGGATAAAATTATTACAGATATATTAGATTGCTTTATGGCTACGCCAAGATGGGAATCGATTAAAGAGAAGTACATTGTTTCACCAGAATTGTCTGAAGACGATGAGCTACAATTAAGTATATATAATATAAAGCACATTAAAGCATCATCAGATGACTTTTTTGATTATTTAGATAATAGATCACAATCTGATTATCAGATTAAATTGCAACGGATAAAAGCAATGGTTACAAAAAATTCTCCTTTATCAGGATTAAAACCAAGAACTATTAACAATATTTTAGAATGTTTTGAATATTATAACCCTGAAAGTTTGTACCCTTCTGATGGTAAATATTTTTATAGAGGTGGTAATGCAGACTGGGGAATAATAATTAAAGAGTATGATATAAGCAGGAAATTAAAAGTAGTTGATTTAAAAACCAAAACATGTACAGACTATACTTCGTACGATGTTCATAGGATATTTTCTGATATTCATAATACTGGAATAAAGAAGGTATTATTATGTGGCCCTGCAGTTTCAGGAAAAACTACGACATTATATAGAATTGCATATAATTTAATAAAAGAAAATATTTTGTGTTTAGTATTTAAACAACAAGCCAACTATAAGAGGGGAATATTAAAAGATGTAAATCAACAAATTCATAGTGGATTTGTAGTTTTTATTGACAATTTAACTATAAATATAGGTGAAATCCATAAAATGATAGAAGAAGCTACTGAAAATAATATTCCTATTACTTTTTGTATGGCAACTAGATTTTCTGAATGGCAAAATTCGGTGAATGAGTTTAATAAGGCAAAGTTAGAACCAGTTAATTACCAAGTGGAGATGGAAGACTTTATTGAAGAGATTGAGTGTGAGAAGTTATTATCCAAATTGAGTGAAATAAATTTGGTAACTATAAGTAATAAGGCTGAAAAAAGTGCAATGATAAAGAAATTTAGTACAAGTAAGAACCTAATTAAGATTTTATTAGAAATCATTGATAGAAGTAATATTTCAAAGTCTATTTGTTCAGAATATGAGGATCTGTCTCCAGAGGCAAAAATGGCATACGGACTTGTATCTCAGACATACCAATACGATTTAATGATAAAATGGGAAGTATTAAGGCGTGCAATAGAAAAAAAATTTATTTTTGAATGGGATGACTTTATTAAGAAAATATTTAAAGGCGATGCGAGAGGAAATTTATTTGAAGAATTTCTCCAAGGTAATCATTTTATTAGAGGTAGACACCGTTACATATCGAAATTTATTATTGATATCCATTATAAGGGGAGTTTTAAAAATGAAAAGGAAGATATTTTATCTCTAATAAGTGCTGTTACAGAAAATCCTTATGAGGAACGATTTATTGGTTCAGTATTAAATGCAATAATATCAGATGATGAAAGAAATTTAACAAATAATGATTGCTATGAAATTTTAGATGCTGCTATAGATAAATTCTACAATAGTAAGAATATAGCTTTCATCATTCACCTGAAGGGTGAGCTTTTTCTTAAAGAAAGATTATATAAGGATGCACTAAAGTGTTTTGATACAAATGTGCAAAATAAGGAAAACCTTCCACATTCACTTCATTCATTAGGTAAAACATATTTTTATTTGGCACAAGATAAAGAATTAAACAGTGGTGAATTTAGAAATAGTATTAACACTGCATTAGAAAAGCTATTTGAGGGATTGGAACTATTTCGGTATAATGAATTTTATTATTCAATGATAATATCTATATTCAAGTATCTAAAACAACATGACAAGTTTAGTGACTTGGATAGGAAACGAGAAATGAAATTTGAAGAAAGAGCGAAAATAGGTATTGGGATAGATAAATATAAAGAGTTATTAGATGCAAAGTAA